Proteins from a single region of Diaphorobacter limosus:
- the mrdA gene encoding penicillin-binding protein 2, producing the protein MTELRNVEADARRFRLRVFVLGVVVLLAFLLIVARLLVLQVERHDDLAEQAESNRTAIVPIVPNRGLIMDRNGVVLATNYSAYTLEITPSRAIDLEGTIDQLAQIVDIQQRDRRRFKRLREESRSFDSLPIRTRLSDEEVARFAAQRYRFPGVEIKARLFRTYPMGEVASHAIGYIGRINQREKERIEDSDDAANYRGTDYIGKLGVEQSFEPTLHGQTGFERMETSAGGHAVRRLNSHPATPGNTVMLSLDIKLQKLIEEMFGERRGALVALDPRNGEVLALVSKPTFDPNLFVEGIDQENWQALNESINKPLLNRALRGTYPPGSTYKPFMALAALELKKRSATQVISDPGFYNYGGRTFRSHEGGLGGVDMHRAIQYSSNTYFYSLGVEMGVDAIHDFMKPLSFGQITGIDLGGEVRGVLPSMEWKRNTYKRPEMKRWYSGETVSLGIGQGYNNFTMLQLAVAEATLANGGTRHRPHLIKAVKDQVTGQVTEVQQPPGENLGYNPKNVAIINNALMAVNQAGTGRRVFLGAPYTSAGKTGTAQAVAWGQNTKYNARLLEEHKRDHSLFAAFAPVEDPKVAVAVIVENAGFGAAAAAPIVRRVFDYWLLGQYPSEQDLAAVSKGQAAAPIGVPRRADDVPLTPEP; encoded by the coding sequence ATGACCGAGCTGCGCAATGTGGAGGCCGACGCCAGACGGTTTCGCCTGCGCGTGTTCGTGCTTGGCGTGGTGGTGCTGCTGGCCTTCCTGCTGATCGTGGCGCGCCTGCTGGTGCTGCAGGTCGAGCGCCACGACGACCTGGCCGAGCAGGCCGAGAGCAACCGCACGGCCATCGTCCCCATCGTGCCCAACCGCGGCCTGATCATGGATCGCAATGGCGTGGTGCTGGCCACCAACTATTCGGCCTACACGCTGGAGATCACGCCCTCGCGCGCGATCGACCTGGAGGGCACCATAGACCAGCTGGCGCAGATCGTGGACATACAACAGCGCGACCGGCGCCGCTTCAAGCGCCTGCGCGAAGAGTCGCGCAGCTTCGACTCGCTGCCGATACGCACGCGCCTGTCCGACGAGGAGGTGGCGCGCTTTGCCGCGCAGCGCTACCGCTTTCCCGGCGTGGAGATCAAGGCCCGGCTGTTTCGCACCTACCCCATGGGCGAGGTGGCGAGCCACGCCATCGGCTATATCGGCCGCATCAACCAGCGCGAGAAGGAGCGCATCGAGGACTCGGACGACGCCGCCAACTACCGCGGCACGGACTACATCGGCAAGCTGGGCGTGGAGCAGAGCTTCGAGCCGACGCTGCACGGTCAGACCGGTTTCGAGCGCATGGAGACCTCGGCCGGCGGCCACGCCGTGCGGCGCCTCAATAGCCACCCGGCGACGCCCGGCAACACGGTGATGCTGTCGCTGGACATCAAGCTGCAAAAGCTCATCGAGGAGATGTTTGGCGAGCGCCGCGGCGCGCTGGTGGCGCTGGATCCGCGCAATGGCGAGGTGCTGGCCCTGGTCTCCAAGCCCACCTTCGACCCGAACCTGTTCGTCGAGGGCATAGACCAGGAAAACTGGCAGGCGCTGAACGAGTCCATCAACAAGCCGCTGCTCAACCGCGCGCTGCGCGGCACCTACCCGCCGGGCTCGACCTACAAGCCCTTCATGGCGCTGGCGGCGCTGGAGCTGAAAAAACGCTCGGCCACCCAGGTCATCAGCGACCCGGGCTTCTACAACTACGGCGGGCGCACCTTCCGAAGCCATGAAGGCGGCCTGGGCGGCGTGGACATGCACCGCGCCATCCAGTATTCGAGCAACACCTACTTCTACTCGCTGGGCGTGGAGATGGGCGTGGACGCCATCCATGACTTCATGAAGCCGCTCTCCTTCGGCCAGATCACCGGCATCGACTTAGGGGGCGAGGTGCGCGGCGTGCTGCCCAGCATGGAGTGGAAGCGCAACACCTACAAGCGCCCCGAGATGAAGCGCTGGTACTCGGGCGAGACCGTGTCGCTGGGTATTGGCCAGGGCTACAACAACTTCACCATGCTGCAGCTGGCCGTGGCCGAGGCGACCCTGGCCAACGGCGGCACGCGCCACCGCCCGCATCTCATCAAGGCCGTCAAGGACCAGGTCACTGGCCAGGTGACCGAGGTGCAGCAGCCGCCCGGCGAGAACCTGGGCTACAACCCGAAGAACGTGGCCATCATCAACAACGCCCTGATGGCCGTGAACCAGGCCGGCACGGGGCGGCGCGTGTTCCTGGGTGCGCCCTATACCTCGGCCGGCAAGACCGGCACGGCCCAGGCCGTGGCCTGGGGCCAGAACACCAAGTACAACGCCCGGCTGCTGGAGGAGCACAAGCGCGACCATTCGCTGTTTGCCGCCTTCGCGCCCGTGGAAGACCCCAAGGTGGCGGTGGCCGTGATCGTGGAAAACGCCGGCTTTGGCGCCGCCGCAGCCGCCCCCATCGTGCGGCGCGTGTTCGACTACTGGCTGCTGGGCCAGTACCCCAGCGAGCAGGATCTGGCCGCCGTGTCCAAGGGCCAGGCCGCTGCGCCCATCGGCGTGCCGCGGCGCGCAGACGATGTACCGCTGACGCCCGAGCCCTGA
- the mreC gene encoding rod shape-determining protein MreC, translated as MPLGTLDRSAPTLFKHGPSPLSRLALYSALALFLMVADARFRITEPLRKVVATALYPLQWLMLQPVELADKGLGYLQSLQAAQQAADAAQKQMAQMSVRAGETDQLLRENAELRQLLALRARLDTPAQAAQVIYDTADPYTRRVMVDRGQLAGVQAGAPVVDASGVLGQVTRVYPMLSEVTLLIDRDQAIPVLNVRTGARSVAYGDPVAGLGGGMELRFTPGNADVQEGDLLTTSGVDGLYPPGLPVARVVRVERRADSTFARIYCAPLAQVYGARHVMLLEPLANDLPPRPAPEPATQKRGGHK; from the coding sequence ATGCCCCTGGGAACCCTGGACCGCTCGGCGCCCACGCTGTTCAAGCATGGGCCTTCGCCGCTGTCGCGCCTGGCCCTCTACAGCGCCCTGGCGCTGTTTTTGATGGTGGCCGATGCGCGTTTTCGCATCACCGAACCGCTGCGCAAGGTGGTGGCCACGGCGCTGTATCCGCTGCAATGGCTGATGCTGCAACCCGTGGAGCTGGCCGACAAGGGCCTGGGCTACCTGCAGTCGCTGCAGGCCGCGCAGCAGGCGGCGGACGCGGCGCAAAAGCAGATGGCGCAGATGTCGGTGCGCGCCGGCGAGACCGACCAGCTGCTGCGCGAGAACGCCGAGCTGCGCCAGCTGCTGGCGCTGCGTGCGCGCCTGGACACGCCGGCCCAGGCCGCCCAGGTGATTTATGACACGGCCGATCCGTACACCCGGCGCGTCATGGTCGATCGCGGCCAGCTTGCGGGCGTGCAGGCCGGCGCGCCCGTGGTCGATGCCTCCGGCGTGCTGGGGCAGGTGACGCGCGTCTATCCCATGCTCAGCGAGGTCACCTTGCTGATAGATCGCGACCAGGCCATTCCCGTGCTCAACGTGCGCACCGGCGCGCGCAGCGTGGCCTATGGCGACCCGGTAGCCGGGCTGGGCGGTGGCATGGAGCTGCGCTTCACGCCCGGCAACGCCGACGTGCAGGAGGGCGACCTGCTCACCACCAGCGGTGTCGATGGCCTGTACCCGCCGGGCCTGCCCGTGGCGCGCGTGGTGCGGGTGGAGCGCCGCGCCGACTCCACCTTTGCGCGCATCTACTGCGCGCCCCTGGCCCAGGTGTACGGCGCGCGCCATGTGATGCTGCTCGAGCCGCTGGCGAACGACCTGCCGCCCCGCCCCGCGCCCGAGCCGGCGACGCAAAAGCGCGGAGGGCACAAATGA
- the mreD gene encoding rod shape-determining protein MreD — protein sequence MIMPKGQQLLLPVNPVFIVASLVLALALNLLPLGRVVWTPDWVMVLLVFWGIHQPQRVGLGVAFAMGLCIDVAQSALLGQHALVYCGVMFGAQLAHRRLLWFGPLWQALQLLPLFFAGHAVELALRVVAGGGTLPGLEGLAAPLLEAVIWPLASWVLLAPQRRPPDQDDNRPL from the coding sequence ATGATCATGCCCAAGGGCCAGCAGCTGCTGCTGCCGGTGAATCCCGTCTTCATCGTCGCCAGCCTGGTGCTGGCGCTGGCGCTGAACCTGCTGCCGCTGGGCCGGGTAGTCTGGACGCCGGACTGGGTCATGGTGCTGCTGGTGTTCTGGGGCATACACCAGCCGCAGCGCGTCGGTCTGGGTGTGGCCTTTGCCATGGGCCTGTGCATCGATGTCGCCCAGTCGGCCCTGCTGGGTCAGCATGCGCTGGTGTACTGCGGCGTGATGTTCGGCGCGCAGCTGGCGCACCGGCGTCTGCTGTGGTTCGGGCCGCTGTGGCAGGCGCTGCAGCTGCTGCCGCTGTTCTTTGCTGGCCATGCCGTGGAGCTGGCGCTGCGCGTGGTCGCCGGCGGCGGCACCCTGCCCGGGCTGGAGGGCCTGGCAGCGCCGCTGCTGGAGGCCGTGATCTGGCCGCTGGCCAGCTGGGTTCTGCTGGCGCCGCAGCGCCGTCCGCCGGATCAGGACGACAATCGTCCTCTGTAA
- the gatB gene encoding Asp-tRNA(Asn)/Glu-tRNA(Gln) amidotransferase subunit GatB, translating into MSTQLIQGYEVVIGFETHAQLATQSKIFSRASTAFGAEPNTQASAVDLALPGTLPVMNREAVACAIKLGLALGSHIAPESIFARKNYFYPDLPKGYQISQFEIPVVQGGEVSFYLGDEKKTVRLVRAHLEEDAGKSLHEEFHGMSGIDLNRAGTPLLEIVTEPDMRGSEEAVAYAKALHQIVTWIGICDGNMQEGSFRCDANVSVRKPGAPLGTRREIKNLNSFRNMQQAIDYEIRWQIEQLEDGHKIQQATVLFNPDTGETRAMRTKEDAADYRYFPDPDLPPLRIAASWIDEVKAAMPELPRAMAARFVAQYGLPEYDATTLTQSRTMAAYFEQAAQACGQAKLASNWIMGEISRRLNAEEIGMEAVKVTSSQLATLISRIQDGTISNNAARQVFEALWNGEATEVDAIIEAKGLKQMNDSGALEKIIDEVIAANPANVEQYRAGKDKAFNALVGQVMKASKGKANPQQVNELLKAKLA; encoded by the coding sequence ATGAGCACGCAACTGATCCAGGGCTACGAGGTCGTCATCGGCTTCGAGACGCACGCCCAGCTGGCCACGCAATCCAAGATCTTCAGCCGCGCCAGCACCGCCTTTGGCGCCGAGCCCAATACCCAGGCCAGCGCCGTCGATCTGGCCCTGCCCGGCACCCTGCCGGTGATGAACCGCGAGGCCGTCGCCTGCGCTATCAAATTAGGACTTGCTCTTGGCTCCCACATTGCGCCAGAGAGCATTTTTGCCCGCAAGAACTACTTCTACCCGGATCTGCCCAAGGGCTACCAGATCAGCCAGTTCGAGATCCCGGTGGTGCAGGGCGGCGAGGTCAGCTTCTACCTGGGTGACGAGAAAAAAACCGTGCGCCTGGTGCGCGCCCACCTGGAGGAAGACGCGGGCAAGAGCCTGCACGAAGAGTTCCACGGCATGAGCGGCATCGATCTGAACCGCGCCGGCACGCCGCTGTTGGAGATCGTCACCGAGCCCGACATGCGCGGCAGCGAAGAAGCCGTGGCCTACGCCAAGGCGCTGCACCAGATCGTCACCTGGATTGGCATTTGCGACGGCAACATGCAGGAGGGGTCGTTCCGCTGCGACGCCAACGTCAGCGTGCGCAAGCCCGGCGCGCCGCTGGGCACGCGCCGCGAGATCAAGAACCTGAACAGCTTCAGGAACATGCAGCAGGCGATCGACTACGAGATCCGCTGGCAGATCGAACAACTGGAGGACGGCCACAAAATCCAGCAGGCCACCGTGCTGTTCAACCCCGACACCGGCGAGACGCGCGCCATGCGCACCAAGGAGGACGCGGCCGACTACCGCTACTTCCCCGATCCGGATCTGCCACCGCTGCGCATCGCCGCCAGCTGGATAGACGAGGTCAAGGCTGCCATGCCCGAGCTGCCGCGCGCCATGGCGGCGCGCTTCGTGGCGCAATACGGCCTGCCCGAGTACGACGCCACCACGCTCACGCAAAGCCGCACCATGGCGGCCTACTTCGAACAGGCAGCCCAGGCCTGCGGCCAGGCAAAATTAGCCAGCAACTGGATCATGGGCGAGATCTCGCGGCGCCTGAACGCCGAGGAAATCGGCATGGAGGCAGTCAAGGTCACCAGCAGCCAGCTGGCCACGTTGATCAGCCGCATACAGGACGGCACCATCAGCAACAACGCGGCCAGGCAGGTCTTCGAGGCGCTGTGGAACGGCGAGGCCACCGAGGTGGACGCCATCATCGAGGCCAAGGGCCTGAAGCAAATGAATGACAGCGGCGCGCTGGAGAAAATCATCGACGAGGTGATCGCCGCCAACCCGGCCAACGTGGAGCAGTACCGCGCCGGCAAGGACAAGGCCTTCAACGCCCTGGTCGGCCAGGTGATGAAGGCCAGCAAGGGCAAGGCGAATCCGCAGCAGGTCAATGAGCTGTTAAAGGCCAAATTGGCCTGA
- a CDS encoding DMT family transporter, giving the protein MRSERQGLMALLIVVAVWGTTFPTMKLLSAQLDALQIIWARFAIALLVLLPMWRGMRRTELHWGLLLGALLFIAFWLQTEGLARTSSNRNAFVTGLNVLVVPLLAMLALGRRYGLALWAACAMALVGMTLMFHEDAPWNLGDTLTLASTLFYAVYILGLEECARRTASAPLRATRMAASQALVMCVASGALMLARHGEFAGTWDAIATLPGPALTALAYLGVIASVLVVTLQAWGQQRVDAMRSAIVFGLEPVFAAATAWFLIGERLGAVGLLGAALIVAALIVSQLQPPRAATLA; this is encoded by the coding sequence ATGCGTTCCGAACGCCAGGGGCTGATGGCCCTGCTCATCGTGGTGGCCGTCTGGGGCACCACCTTCCCGACCATGAAGCTGCTGTCGGCGCAGCTGGACGCGTTGCAGATCATCTGGGCGCGCTTTGCCATCGCCTTGCTGGTGCTGCTGCCCATGTGGCGCGGCATGCGCCGCACCGAGCTGCACTGGGGCCTGCTGCTGGGCGCGCTGCTGTTCATCGCCTTCTGGCTGCAGACCGAGGGGCTGGCGCGCACCAGCAGCAACCGCAACGCCTTCGTCACCGGGCTCAACGTGCTGGTGGTGCCGCTCTTGGCCATGCTGGCGCTGGGCCGGCGCTATGGGCTGGCGCTGTGGGCCGCGTGCGCCATGGCGCTGGTCGGCATGACGCTGATGTTCCACGAGGACGCACCCTGGAACCTGGGCGACACACTGACGCTGGCCAGCACGCTGTTCTACGCCGTCTACATCCTGGGCCTGGAAGAATGCGCGCGCCGCACCGCCAGCGCTCCGCTGCGCGCCACGCGCATGGCCGCCAGCCAGGCGCTGGTGATGTGCGTGGCGTCGGGCGCCCTGATGCTGGCACGCCATGGCGAGTTTGCCGGCACCTGGGACGCCATCGCCACGCTGCCCGGCCCGGCGCTGACGGCGCTGGCCTATCTGGGCGTAATTGCCAGCGTGCTCGTCGTCACGCTGCAGGCCTGGGGCCAGCAGCGCGTGGACGCCATGCGCAGCGCCATCGTCTTTGGCCTGGAGCCGGTGTTTGCCGCCGCCACCGCCTGGTTCTTGATCGGCGAGCGCCTGGGCGCGGTGGGCCTGCTGGGCGCGGCGCTGATCGTCGCCGCGCTCATCGTCAGCCAGCTGCAGCCGCCGCGCGCGGCCACGCTGGCCTGA
- a CDS encoding rod shape-determining protein, giving the protein MFGAFRRYFSTDLAIDLGTANTLIFARDKGIVLDEPSVVAIRHEGGPHGKKVIQAVGREAKAMLGKVPGNIEAIRPMKDGVIADFVITEQMIKQFIKMVHPRSVLTPSPRIIICVPCGSTQVERRAIKDAAEAAGATAVYLIEEPMAAGIGAGLPVSEASGSMVVDIGGGTTEVGVISLGGMVYKGSVRVGGDKFDESIINYIRRNYGMLIGEPTAESIKKHIGSAFPGSEVKEMEVKGRNLSEGVPRSFTISSNEVLEALTEPLNQIVSAVKTALEQTPPELGADIAERGMMLTGGGALLRDLDRLLAEETGLPVLVAEEPLTCVVRGCGIALERMDRQGSIFTSE; this is encoded by the coding sequence ATGTTCGGAGCTTTCCGTCGGTATTTCTCCACCGACCTGGCCATTGACCTTGGTACCGCCAACACCCTGATTTTTGCCCGCGACAAGGGCATCGTACTGGACGAGCCATCGGTCGTCGCCATCCGTCACGAGGGCGGGCCGCATGGCAAGAAGGTGATCCAGGCCGTGGGCCGTGAGGCCAAGGCCATGCTGGGCAAGGTGCCCGGCAACATCGAGGCCATCCGCCCGATGAAGGACGGCGTGATCGCCGATTTCGTCATCACCGAGCAGATGATCAAGCAGTTCATCAAGATGGTGCATCCGCGCTCGGTGCTCACGCCCAGCCCGCGCATCATCATCTGCGTGCCCTGCGGCTCGACCCAGGTCGAGCGCCGCGCCATCAAGGACGCGGCCGAGGCCGCCGGCGCCACGGCGGTGTACCTGATCGAGGAGCCCATGGCCGCCGGCATTGGCGCTGGCCTGCCGGTGTCCGAGGCCTCGGGCTCGATGGTCGTGGACATCGGCGGCGGCACCACCGAGGTGGGCGTGATCAGTCTGGGCGGCATGGTCTACAAGGGCAGCGTGCGCGTGGGCGGCGACAAGTTCGACGAATCCATCATCAACTACATCCGCCGCAACTACGGCATGCTGATCGGCGAGCCCACGGCCGAGTCCATCAAGAAGCATATTGGCTCGGCCTTTCCCGGCTCCGAGGTCAAGGAGATGGAGGTCAAGGGCCGCAACCTGTCCGAAGGCGTGCCGCGCAGCTTCACCATCTCCAGCAACGAAGTGCTGGAGGCGCTGACCGAGCCGCTGAACCAGATCGTCTCTGCCGTCAAGACGGCGCTGGAGCAGACGCCGCCCGAGCTCGGCGCCGACATCGCCGAGCGCGGCATGATGCTCACCGGCGGCGGCGCGCTCTTGCGCGACCTCGACCGCCTGCTGGCCGAGGAAACCGGCCTGCCCGTGCTGGTGGCCGAAGAGCCCCTGACCTGCGTGGTGCGTGGCTGCGGCATTGCGCTCGAGCGCATGGATCGCCAGGGCAGCATCTTCACCAGCGAATAA
- the gatA gene encoding Asp-tRNA(Asn)/Glu-tRNA(Gln) amidotransferase subunit GatA: MNNNTDLHDLGVTQLAAALRAKQVSAVEAAQHFLARAKAHQGLAAYLAIDEDVTLAQARAQDAALATGQAAPLAGLPIAHKDVFVTRDFPTTAASKMLAGYRSPFDATVVARLAQAGCVTLGKLSCDEFAMGASNEKAAIAALGLDAPQPAHNPWNPRHVPGGSSGGSAVAVAARLAPAATGTDTGGSIRQPASFCGITGIKPTYGRASRYGMIAFASSLDQAGPMARSAEDCALLLSQICGPDPERDATSLDHPAEDFTRGLQGSIAGLRIGVPAEFFSDGLQDDVRTAVEAALKEYEKLGARLVPISLPRTALSVPVYYILAPAEASSNLSRFDGVRYGHRAEKYADLLDMYKKTRAEGFGDEVKRRIMIGTYVLSEGYYDAYYLQAQKIRRMIADDFQAAFQQCDLIAGPVAPSVAPQLGAQTDPVSSYLADIYTLPASLAGLPGMSVPAGFGGAGLPVGLQLIGNYFQEGRLLNAAHQLQLATDHHLRRPEGF; encoded by the coding sequence ATGAACAACAACACCGATCTGCACGACCTGGGCGTGACCCAGCTGGCCGCCGCACTGCGCGCCAAACAGGTGAGCGCCGTCGAGGCCGCCCAGCATTTCCTGGCGCGCGCCAAGGCGCACCAGGGCCTGGCCGCCTACCTGGCCATCGACGAGGACGTGACGCTGGCCCAGGCGCGCGCTCAGGATGCCGCCCTGGCCACGGGCCAGGCGGCGCCGCTGGCCGGCCTGCCAATCGCGCACAAGGACGTGTTCGTCACGCGCGACTTTCCCACCACCGCCGCCAGCAAGATGCTGGCCGGCTACCGCTCGCCGTTTGATGCCACGGTGGTCGCGCGTCTGGCGCAGGCAGGCTGCGTGACGCTGGGCAAACTCAGCTGCGACGAGTTCGCCATGGGCGCCAGCAACGAAAAGGCCGCCATTGCCGCCCTTGGGCTGGACGCGCCCCAGCCCGCGCATAACCCCTGGAACCCGCGGCATGTGCCCGGCGGCTCATCCGGCGGCTCGGCCGTGGCCGTGGCGGCGCGCCTGGCACCGGCGGCCACCGGCACCGACACGGGCGGCTCCATCCGCCAGCCGGCCAGCTTTTGCGGCATTACCGGCATCAAACCCACCTACGGCCGCGCCAGCCGTTACGGCATGATCGCCTTTGCCTCCAGCCTGGATCAGGCCGGCCCCATGGCACGCAGCGCCGAGGACTGCGCCCTGCTGCTGAGCCAGATCTGCGGCCCCGACCCGGAGCGCGACGCCACCAGCCTGGATCACCCGGCCGAGGATTTCACGCGCGGCCTGCAGGGCTCCATCGCCGGCCTGCGCATAGGCGTGCCGGCAGAATTTTTCAGCGATGGCCTGCAGGACGACGTGCGCACCGCAGTCGAGGCGGCCCTGAAGGAATACGAAAAGCTGGGCGCCAGGCTGGTGCCCATCAGCCTGCCGCGCACCGCGCTGTCGGTGCCGGTGTACTACATCCTGGCCCCGGCCGAGGCCAGCTCCAACCTGTCGCGCTTTGACGGCGTGCGCTACGGCCACCGCGCCGAAAAGTACGCCGACCTGCTGGACATGTACAAGAAGACCCGCGCCGAGGGCTTTGGCGACGAGGTCAAGCGCCGCATCATGATCGGCACCTATGTGCTGTCCGAGGGCTACTACGACGCCTACTACCTGCAGGCGCAAAAGATCCGCCGCATGATCGCCGACGACTTCCAGGCCGCGTTCCAGCAATGCGACCTGATCGCCGGCCCGGTGGCGCCCAGCGTGGCGCCGCAGCTGGGCGCGCAGACCGACCCGGTGAGCAGCTACCTGGCCGACATCTACACCCTGCCGGCGTCGCTGGCCGGCCTGCCCGGCATGAGCGTGCCGGCGGGCTTTGGCGGCGCGGGCCTGCCCGTGGGCCTGCAGCTGATAGGCAACTACTTCCAGGAGGGTCGTTTGCTCAATGCCGCGCACCAGCTGCAGCTGGCCACCGACCACCACCTGCGCCGCCCGGAGGGCTTCTGA
- the gatC gene encoding Asp-tRNA(Asn)/Glu-tRNA(Gln) amidotransferase subunit GatC, with translation MALTPQDIGRIAHLARLELAPQESERMLTQLNDFFSIVEAMQAVDTSGVTPLPHPAAVIQDVHLRLAADVASEPNQREANQRSAPAVERGLFLVPRVIE, from the coding sequence ATGGCACTGACACCCCAGGACATAGGCCGCATCGCCCATCTGGCCCGGCTCGAGCTCGCCCCCCAGGAAAGCGAGCGCATGCTCACGCAGCTCAACGACTTTTTCAGCATCGTCGAGGCAATGCAGGCGGTGGACACCAGCGGCGTCACCCCCCTGCCCCACCCTGCGGCAGTGATCCAGGACGTGCACCTGCGCCTGGCGGCCGACGTGGCCAGCGAGCCCAATCAGCGCGAGGCCAACCAGCGCAGCGCCCCGGCCGTCGAGCGCGGGCTGTTCCTGGTGCCCAGGGTCATCGAGTGA
- a CDS encoding DUF4124 domain-containing protein: MTCVALAAAAQAWAQQARPPQEVYTCIDKHGRRITSDRPIADCVDREQRVLDHTGTERRRIGPSLTEHERAAQEVQRRKQAEESARIAEERRRERALTARYPDEATHQAERNAALDQVEEVVVVAHKRVQSLKAERRRLDVELEFYRGDVTKAPVLLQRQIADNEQALADQQRFLATQELEKRRIHQRFDAELAQLRQLWAAQRASSTQWGQLPAPQK, encoded by the coding sequence ATGACATGCGTTGCGCTGGCCGCGGCAGCGCAGGCCTGGGCGCAGCAGGCCAGGCCGCCGCAAGAGGTCTACACCTGCATCGACAAGCATGGCCGGCGCATCACCTCCGACCGGCCGATTGCCGATTGCGTGGATCGTGAGCAGCGCGTGCTGGACCACACCGGTACCGAGCGCCGCCGCATCGGCCCCTCGCTGACCGAGCATGAACGCGCGGCGCAGGAGGTGCAGCGCCGCAAGCAGGCCGAGGAGAGCGCCCGCATCGCCGAGGAGCGCCGGCGCGAGCGCGCGCTCACGGCGCGCTACCCCGACGAGGCCACGCACCAGGCCGAGCGCAATGCGGCGCTGGATCAGGTGGAAGAGGTTGTCGTCGTGGCGCACAAACGCGTGCAGTCGCTGAAGGCCGAACGCAGGCGGCTGGACGTGGAGCTGGAGTTCTACCGCGGCGACGTGACCAAGGCCCCCGTACTGCTGCAGCGCCAGATTGCCGACAACGAGCAGGCCCTGGCCGACCAGCAGCGCTTTCTGGCCACCCAGGAGCTGGAGAAGCGCCGCATCCACCAACGCTTCGATGCCGAGCTGGCGCAGCTGCGCCAGCTGTGGGCGGCGCAGCGCGCCTCGTCCACCCAATGGGGGCAGCTGCCGGCGCCGCAAAAATAA
- a CDS encoding amino acid ABC transporter ATP-binding protein, with amino-acid sequence MSKAYIVCRDVRKRFGEHEVLKGVSTEFQTGQVTVIIGASGSGKSTLLRAIIRLEPHDSGSITIDGVEVSDDQRTLQKQRSEVGMVFQQFNLFGHMSVLDNVTLAPRRIRRTPRTAANEQAMVLLKRVGMQDHAHKYPWQLSGGQQQRVAIARALAMQPKVMLFDEPTSALDPEMVQEVLDVMRELARGGMTMIVVTHEMGFAREVADRVMFFDQGCIAHDAPPAEFFANPANERIRAFIGRVGG; translated from the coding sequence ATGAGCAAGGCCTATATCGTCTGCCGCGACGTGCGCAAGCGCTTTGGCGAGCACGAGGTGCTCAAGGGCGTCTCGACCGAGTTCCAGACCGGCCAGGTCACCGTCATCATCGGCGCCTCGGGCTCGGGCAAGAGCACGCTCTTGCGCGCCATCATCCGGCTGGAGCCGCACGACAGCGGCAGCATCACCATCGACGGTGTCGAGGTCAGCGACGACCAGCGCACGCTGCAAAAGCAGCGCAGCGAGGTCGGCATGGTGTTCCAGCAGTTCAACCTGTTTGGCCACATGAGCGTGCTCGACAACGTGACGCTGGCGCCAAGGCGCATCCGCCGCACGCCGCGCACCGCCGCCAACGAGCAGGCCATGGTGCTGCTCAAGCGTGTGGGCATGCAGGACCATGCGCACAAATACCCCTGGCAGCTATCGGGCGGGCAGCAGCAGCGCGTGGCGATTGCGCGCGCGCTGGCCATGCAGCCCAAAGTGATGCTGTTTGACGAGCCGACCAGCGCCCTCGACCCCGAGATGGTGCAGGAGGTGCTGGACGTGATGCGCGAGCTGGCGCGCGGCGGCATGACCATGATCGTGGTCACGCACGAGATGGGCTTTGCGCGCGAGGTGGCCGACCGCGTGATGTTCTTCGACCAGGGCTGCATCGCGCACGATGCGCCGCCGGCCGAGTTTTTCGCCAATCCGGCCAACGAGCGCATCCGCGCCTTCATTGGCCGCGTAGGCGGCTGA